In Lewinellaceae bacterium, a single window of DNA contains:
- a CDS encoding EVE domain-containing protein, with the protein MEEERAIKYWLFQAHPKSFRLRSALRVGALSTFELRVHKDKVKKGDKAIIWQTGKSAGCYALATVVGNPSEMAVPGSELPFYKKPPPFGTRVPLQIEYNLWNRPITPAMLPDSPAFEHFHAGLPGANYVATDAQYRELESLVRQLDLVNEPSADYEVVAGAAHPLNLILYGPPGTGKTYLTANYALSIIEGRPLDELALESRHELRRRFNEYVRAGRVAFVTFHQSFSYEDFVEGIKPYTLNEQVLYRVENGIFKVLCRDAHRSVLESVYRHYPAEGPALEFNQVYNAFLDYLKEEEVDSFEGEQSGRIILHRILPYGDLSLRQPKSFAVQPIKKKNLQLMYQKLETADQIEATGGDLRSIIGDVDPSLYWSVFLELKRFEASYILNEEEENGTESDPYSLKLDEFGLPFELPLVPDHILSQCNKYVLIIDEINRGNIPAIFGELITLLEEDKRDGRSEATTVLLPYSKELFAVPPNLHLIGTMNTTDRSAEALDVALRRRFAFRAVPARPDLIPKLASGPQAAGVDLQRLLEAINRRLELLIGEDYQIGHAYFLDVQDLDGLKAAFELHIIPLLQEYFFNDYGKIGLVLGREFVREKDNRSGASAFADFDHPYAGEFSEKRVYELRPIEEVEEVAFIRVYDEGYEKH; encoded by the coding sequence ATGGAGGAAGAACGAGCCATAAAATACTGGCTTTTTCAGGCGCATCCCAAATCGTTTCGGCTCCGGAGCGCCCTTCGGGTGGGCGCCCTGTCGACTTTCGAGCTGAGAGTTCATAAAGATAAGGTCAAAAAAGGGGATAAGGCCATCATCTGGCAAACGGGCAAGAGCGCCGGGTGTTACGCGTTAGCCACGGTTGTCGGCAACCCTTCCGAGATGGCTGTGCCTGGTTCTGAACTGCCTTTTTACAAAAAGCCGCCGCCCTTCGGCACCCGCGTCCCTTTGCAGATAGAATACAACCTCTGGAACCGTCCCATCACACCCGCCATGCTTCCGGATTCGCCCGCTTTCGAGCACTTCCACGCAGGCCTGCCGGGCGCCAACTACGTGGCTACCGATGCCCAGTACCGGGAACTGGAGAGCCTGGTCCGGCAGCTCGACCTCGTCAATGAACCGTCGGCGGATTACGAAGTGGTTGCCGGCGCCGCGCACCCCCTCAACCTCATCCTCTACGGCCCGCCCGGCACCGGCAAGACCTACCTGACGGCCAACTATGCCCTGTCGATCATCGAAGGGCGGCCTCTGGACGAACTGGCGCTGGAAAGCCGCCACGAGCTGCGCCGCCGCTTCAACGAATATGTGCGGGCCGGCAGGGTGGCCTTCGTCACTTTTCACCAGTCTTTTTCCTACGAGGATTTTGTGGAGGGCATCAAGCCTTACACGCTGAACGAGCAGGTGCTCTACCGGGTGGAAAACGGCATCTTTAAAGTCTTGTGCCGGGATGCCCACCGTTCGGTGCTGGAATCGGTTTACCGGCATTACCCGGCGGAAGGCCCTGCCCTGGAGTTCAATCAGGTGTACAACGCCTTCCTGGATTATCTCAAAGAGGAAGAAGTGGATTCCTTCGAGGGCGAGCAGAGCGGCCGGATCATCCTGCACCGCATCCTTCCTTACGGAGACCTGTCGTTGCGCCAACCCAAGTCTTTCGCCGTTCAGCCCATAAAGAAGAAGAACCTGCAGTTGATGTATCAGAAGCTGGAAACTGCCGATCAGATCGAGGCAACCGGCGGCGACCTGCGGTCCATCATCGGCGATGTCGACCCTTCCCTGTACTGGAGCGTATTCCTGGAGCTGAAAAGGTTTGAGGCCAGCTACATCCTGAACGAGGAAGAGGAGAATGGCACGGAAAGCGACCCCTACTCCTTGAAACTGGACGAGTTCGGCCTGCCTTTTGAACTGCCTCTGGTGCCGGACCACATTCTATCCCAGTGCAACAAATACGTCCTCATCATCGACGAGATCAACCGGGGCAATATCCCGGCCATCTTCGGAGAACTCATTACGCTGCTGGAAGAGGACAAGCGCGATGGCCGCAGCGAAGCCACCACCGTCCTGCTGCCTTACTCCAAGGAGCTCTTCGCCGTGCCGCCGAACCTCCACCTCATCGGAACGATGAATACCACCGACCGCTCCGCCGAGGCGCTGGATGTCGCCCTGCGCCGCCGCTTCGCCTTCCGGGCCGTGCCCGCCCGGCCCGATCTCATCCCGAAACTGGCCAGCGGCCCGCAGGCTGCCGGCGTCGACCTGCAACGCTTGCTGGAAGCCATCAACCGCCGCCTGGAACTGCTCATCGGCGAAGACTACCAGATCGGCCACGCCTACTTCCTGGACGTGCAGGACCTCGACGGCCTGAAAGCCGCCTTCGAATTGCACATCATCCCCTTGCTGCAGGAGTACTTCTTCAATGACTATGGCAAGATCGGCCTGGTGTTGGGCCGGGAGTTCGTCCGCGAAAAGGACAACCGGTCAGGCGCTTCCGCTTTCGCCGATTTCGACCACCCCTACGCGGGCGAGTTCTCGGAGAAGCGGGTGTACGAGCTGCGGCCGATAGAGGAGGTGGAGGAGGTGGCGTTTATTCGGGTTTATGATGAGGGGTATGAGAAGCACTAG
- a CDS encoding NUDIX domain-containing protein, with protein MYKIYINGTPLFLANTEEAGGAPFADDKNIVTRYMGNPRLLLNFLDMLEKNTRFDSVTVFSDDVHRLFEDFAGHFKAVEAAGGLVYNDEGEVLLIFKRDHWDLPKGKIDKGESREAAAVREVLEETGLSSAELGEYLGVTYHTYRDHKNRHILKYTYWHRMKAEKEALQPQAEEGIEHAEWRNPKTFLDANPVVYGNIRDLLAGDLVV; from the coding sequence ATGTACAAAATCTATATCAACGGAACGCCCCTCTTCCTCGCCAATACAGAGGAGGCCGGAGGAGCCCCTTTCGCCGATGACAAAAACATCGTCACCCGTTATATGGGCAATCCCAGGCTGCTGCTCAACTTCCTGGATATGCTGGAAAAAAATACCAGGTTTGATTCCGTAACCGTCTTCTCCGACGATGTCCACCGGCTCTTCGAAGATTTTGCCGGCCATTTCAAGGCCGTCGAAGCGGCAGGCGGGCTGGTTTACAACGATGAAGGGGAGGTGCTCCTGATCTTTAAACGAGACCACTGGGATTTGCCCAAAGGCAAAATCGATAAAGGAGAGAGCCGCGAAGCGGCCGCCGTCCGGGAGGTTTTGGAGGAGACCGGCCTCTCCTCCGCAGAACTGGGCGAGTACCTGGGCGTGACTTACCACACCTACCGCGACCACAAGAACCGGCACATTCTCAAGTACACCTACTGGCACCGGATGAAGGCAGAAAAAGAAGCGCTCCAGCCACAGGCCGAAGAAGGCATCGAACACGCCGAATGGCGCAATCCGAAAACCTTCCTGGATGCCAACCCTGTGGTCTATGGGAATATTCGGGACTTGTTGGCAGGGGATTTGGTTGTGTAA
- a CDS encoding orotate phosphoribosyltransferase, which produces MASEVAKRLLQINAIKLSPQNPFTWASGIKSPIYCDNRIVLSYPGIRRFIIDSFAQKAEAFKPFDTIAGVATAGIAHGALLAEQLALPFIYVRSKPKGHGRQNQVEGELRPGARILVIEDLISTGGSCLKAVEALRETGCDVSGVLAIFTYGLEEASAAFEKAGCSFDTLSSYPVLLEEALQENLIGQEEMKTLKEWREDPGRWGR; this is translated from the coding sequence ATCGCTTCCGAAGTAGCCAAAAGGCTGCTGCAAATTAATGCAATAAAATTGAGTCCCCAAAACCCATTCACCTGGGCCAGCGGGATAAAGTCGCCCATTTATTGCGACAACCGCATCGTTCTGTCCTATCCTGGCATCCGCCGCTTCATCATCGACAGCTTTGCCCAAAAGGCGGAGGCATTCAAACCCTTCGACACCATCGCCGGGGTAGCCACCGCCGGGATCGCCCACGGCGCCCTGCTGGCTGAGCAACTGGCCCTGCCCTTTATATATGTGCGTTCCAAGCCTAAGGGCCACGGCCGGCAGAACCAGGTAGAAGGGGAACTCCGCCCCGGCGCCCGAATCCTGGTGATCGAAGACCTCATTTCCACCGGCGGCAGTTGCCTGAAGGCCGTGGAGGCCTTGCGCGAAACCGGCTGCGATGTTTCGGGAGTGCTGGCCATTTTCACCTATGGCCTCGAAGAGGCTTCCGCCGCCTTCGAAAAGGCTGGATGCTCTTTTGACACCCTTAGTTCCTATCCCGTGCTCCTTGAAGAAGCCTTGCAGGAGAACCTCATAGGGCAGGAAGAGATGAAAACCCTAAAGGAGTGGAGGGAAGACCCCGGGAGGTGGGGGAGGTGA
- a CDS encoding M42 family metallopeptidase — translation MNGMSVITPKSEAFLKKYLNNASPTGFEASGQKLWLEYIKPYIDEWHLDNYGTAYGLINPGKDYRVVIEGHADEISWFVHYISDDGFLNVIRNGGSDHLIAPSKRVNIHTKKGIVKGVFGWPAIHMRRGEDAAKMVPKPENIFIDVGAKDKDEVLAMGIHVGCVITYEDEMSVLNDRYYVGRALDNRMGGFCIAEVARLLRENKIELPYTLYLVNSVQEEVGLRGAEMVAQAIKPNVAIVTDVTHDTHTPLVSSKKNGDVKSGNGPSVTYAPAVHNKLLNLIIDTAEEKKIPVQREAASRRTGTDTDAFAYSNGGVPSALISLPLRYMHTTVEMAHKEDVSHVIRLIYEVLQKIENWHNFKYF, via the coding sequence ATGAACGGAATGTCTGTCATTACACCCAAGTCTGAAGCCTTCTTGAAAAAATACCTGAACAACGCCTCTCCCACTGGTTTTGAGGCTTCAGGCCAAAAGCTCTGGCTCGAATACATCAAGCCTTACATTGACGAGTGGCATCTCGACAATTACGGAACGGCCTACGGGCTGATCAACCCGGGCAAGGATTACCGGGTGGTGATCGAAGGCCATGCCGACGAAATCTCCTGGTTCGTGCACTATATTTCCGACGACGGCTTTCTCAACGTCATCCGCAACGGTGGTTCCGACCACCTCATCGCCCCCTCCAAGCGGGTGAACATACACACCAAAAAAGGCATCGTAAAGGGAGTCTTCGGCTGGCCGGCCATCCACATGCGCCGGGGGGAAGACGCCGCCAAAATGGTGCCCAAGCCCGAAAACATCTTCATCGACGTGGGCGCCAAAGACAAGGACGAGGTACTGGCCATGGGCATTCATGTCGGCTGTGTGATCACCTACGAGGACGAGATGTCCGTGCTCAACGACAGATACTACGTCGGGCGGGCGCTGGATAACCGCATGGGCGGCTTTTGCATCGCCGAAGTGGCGCGCCTGCTCCGGGAAAACAAGATCGAGCTGCCCTATACCCTCTATCTGGTCAACTCCGTGCAGGAAGAAGTGGGCCTTCGCGGCGCCGAAATGGTGGCCCAGGCCATCAAACCTAATGTGGCGATCGTTACCGATGTCACGCACGATACGCATACGCCCCTGGTCAGCAGCAAAAAGAACGGGGATGTGAAAAGCGGCAACGGCCCCTCGGTGACCTATGCGCCGGCCGTTCACAACAAACTGCTCAACCTGATCATAGATACCGCTGAGGAGAAAAAAATCCCCGTTCAGCGGGAAGCAGCTTCCCGCCGCACCGGCACCGATACAGATGCTTTTGCTTATTCCAACGGGGGCGTGCCCTCCGCCTTGATCTCCCTGCCGCTGCGCTACATGCACACCACCGTGGAGATGGCCCACAAGGAGGATGTGAGCCATGTGATCCGGTTGATCTACGAAGTGCTGCAAAAAATTGAAAACTGGCACAATTTCAAGTACTTTTAG
- a CDS encoding UbiA family prenyltransferase — protein sequence MTPIMLLFRAIVDFILYSNLWIALAALALAAQTQLLLSGRITPTPLLGFIFFATLLLYAVHRIVGLEKAQPFLKTGRFFVVSRFRRQIMAFAAAAGIGAAAFFFQLSFRLQLAAIAPSLTALGYVLPFLSGRRRLRDLNYIKNFLVAFAWSWVTVLLPALEMGMGWSLPMIVMLLERAFFIFAISLPFDIRDLEVDAYNQVKTLPAQLGRRRTKALALACLLAMAALAGVNYHIDVYSSGTFSALLLSGLAAFALICFADKVKHDYYFSGLIDGVMVLQLGLVCLLQA from the coding sequence ATGACTCCGATTATGTTGCTATTCCGGGCCATCGTCGACTTCATTCTGTACAGCAACCTTTGGATTGCCCTGGCTGCCCTGGCCCTGGCAGCACAAACCCAGCTTTTGCTCAGCGGCAGGATAACCCCTACCCCTCTGCTGGGCTTCATCTTTTTCGCCACCCTTTTATTGTATGCCGTTCATCGGATTGTTGGGTTGGAAAAGGCACAACCCTTCCTGAAAACGGGCCGTTTTTTTGTTGTCTCGCGTTTTCGCAGGCAAATTATGGCATTCGCCGCCGCCGCCGGGATTGGGGCGGCCGCCTTCTTCTTTCAACTATCCTTCCGGCTGCAACTGGCCGCCATAGCCCCCAGCCTGACCGCCCTGGGCTATGTCTTGCCCTTCCTCAGCGGGCGCCGGCGCCTTCGCGACCTCAACTACATCAAAAATTTCCTCGTGGCTTTCGCCTGGAGCTGGGTCACCGTGCTGCTGCCCGCCCTGGAAATGGGCATGGGCTGGAGCTTGCCCATGATTGTCATGCTGCTGGAACGCGCCTTTTTCATCTTCGCTATTTCCCTGCCCTTTGATATCCGCGACCTGGAAGTGGACGCTTACAATCAGGTGAAGACTTTGCCCGCCCAGTTGGGCCGCCGGCGCACCAAAGCGTTGGCTCTCGCCTGCCTGCTGGCGATGGCTGCCCTGGCCGGAGTGAACTACCATATCGACGTGTACAGTAGCGGCACATTCTCTGCCCTGCTGCTCTCCGGGCTGGCCGCTTTCGCCCTGATCTGTTTCGCTGATAAGGTCAAACACGACTATTACTTTAGCGGGCTGATCGATGGGGTGATGGTGTTGCAGTTAGGACTGGTGTGTTTGCTGCAGGCCTGA
- a CDS encoding outer membrane beta-barrel protein produces the protein MLVLRNHPAFFTLLITLFLPVFSFSQESIIVGKILDEEEKPLPNATIMLLRAQDSILQQFALADATGQFSIKNVKPGNYLLQATFLGYGNHSQPVEVPEGQPSIHLGAIRMQPRSELLDEVIVEEERIPMAIRKDTIEFDAESFKTQPNAVVEDLLKKLPGVEVGRDGNIRAMGEEVERVTVDGKEFFGKDPKLATQNLPADAVDKVQVFDKKSDRAEFSGIDDGQREKTINLSLKEDKKKGYFGRINAGYGDQGRYQGKGNLNRFTPEQQLSILGMANNVNEPGFSLDDYIDFMGGLQGMMRGSGGGSVRIEINPGEMGLPLNIGGNSGIAGSQAGGVNFNKDLTDKTALSSSLLYNRFDNNLNRSLRRESFLEGGAFITEEESRQRTLNHNERLNLRLDQDIDSTQALRFRASGAYNTTELESNSRTENFSNEQLSSSSDRFNRANGYQSNFDGSLLYRKRLGRPGRVFTADASFGMRDLRQARQINAVNWFGSEVDTLLQDQTRDDESNTFGAQLSYSEPLGKRSYLEWRYAFQRNRSDFRQEAYDMADGHPVFNPALSNAFGSDYTYHRLQSGFRANGKKQSVWASVALQHAQLNGRLVSADTAIRQEFRNLMPGLRWEYEFNPSQRLEFDYSTFVREPSVQQLQPITDNSDPFNIYTGNPGLRPEYANELSLSYFNFNAALLSNFFNTLSFNYTGNPISQAFTIDDQLVRTTQPINAPYAWRLRNSANFSTPIRPLKSRINIEAALTYNRSFNEINGKENRTDQRMASMDLRLENRFKEKFDLAGGARLEYSQARYSIQEGLNQNVFNPTYYASLQLNLPMGFTLYNSLDYDVYRGRTAGFNQTIARWNAYLAKSLLENKAEVRFAAYDLLNQNQGISRRAELNYVEDERVNVLSRYFLVSFTYSVNGLGEKAGGVRVIR, from the coding sequence ATGCTTGTGCTACGAAATCACCCGGCGTTTTTTACCCTGCTGATCACCCTGTTCTTGCCAGTTTTCTCGTTTTCTCAAGAGAGTATTATTGTTGGGAAAATTCTGGATGAGGAAGAAAAACCTCTGCCTAACGCGACTATTATGCTGCTCCGGGCGCAGGACTCCATTCTACAGCAGTTTGCCCTCGCAGATGCCACGGGGCAGTTTTCTATTAAAAATGTCAAGCCGGGGAACTATCTCCTGCAGGCCACTTTCCTGGGCTATGGCAACCACAGCCAGCCGGTGGAAGTGCCGGAAGGGCAGCCATCCATCCACCTGGGCGCCATCCGCATGCAGCCCCGCTCCGAGCTGCTCGACGAAGTGATCGTCGAAGAGGAACGCATTCCCATGGCCATCCGCAAGGACACCATCGAGTTTGACGCGGAATCCTTCAAAACCCAGCCCAACGCCGTGGTGGAAGACCTCCTCAAAAAGCTGCCCGGCGTGGAGGTCGGCCGCGACGGCAACATCCGCGCCATGGGAGAAGAGGTAGAAAGGGTAACAGTCGACGGCAAAGAGTTCTTCGGCAAAGACCCCAAGCTGGCCACCCAGAACCTGCCCGCTGACGCTGTCGACAAGGTACAGGTGTTCGACAAAAAATCGGACCGGGCGGAATTTTCCGGCATCGACGACGGCCAGCGGGAGAAGACCATCAACCTCAGCCTGAAGGAAGACAAAAAGAAGGGCTACTTCGGCCGGATCAACGCCGGCTACGGCGACCAGGGCCGCTACCAGGGCAAGGGCAACCTCAACCGCTTTACGCCCGAACAGCAGCTCTCCATTCTGGGCATGGCCAACAACGTCAACGAGCCCGGCTTTTCGCTGGACGACTACATCGACTTCATGGGCGGCCTGCAGGGCATGATGCGGGGCAGCGGCGGAGGCAGCGTTCGCATCGAGATTAACCCGGGGGAGATGGGGCTGCCATTGAACATCGGCGGCAACAGCGGCATCGCCGGCTCCCAGGCAGGGGGCGTCAATTTCAATAAGGACCTCACCGACAAAACGGCCCTATCCAGCAGCCTGCTGTACAATCGCTTCGACAACAACCTCAACCGCAGCCTGCGCCGGGAGAGCTTCCTGGAAGGCGGCGCCTTCATCACCGAAGAGGAAAGCCGGCAGCGCACCCTCAACCACAACGAGCGCCTGAACCTGCGCCTCGACCAGGACATCGATTCTACCCAGGCGCTCCGCTTCCGCGCCAGCGGCGCCTACAACACCACCGAATTGGAAAGCAACAGCCGGACGGAGAACTTCAGCAACGAGCAGCTCAGCAGCAGCAGTGACCGGTTTAACCGGGCCAACGGCTACCAGTCCAACTTCGACGGTAGCCTGCTGTATCGAAAGCGGCTGGGCCGCCCGGGGCGCGTCTTCACCGCCGACGCCAGCTTCGGCATGCGGGATTTGCGGCAAGCCCGGCAAATAAATGCCGTCAACTGGTTTGGCAGCGAGGTGGATACCCTGTTGCAGGATCAAACCCGCGATGACGAGTCCAACACCTTCGGCGCCCAGCTTTCCTATTCTGAGCCCCTCGGCAAACGCAGCTATCTGGAATGGCGCTACGCCTTCCAGCGCAACCGGTCGGATTTCCGGCAAGAGGCCTACGATATGGCCGACGGACATCCTGTTTTCAACCCGGCGCTGAGCAATGCCTTCGGCAGCGATTACACCTACCACCGCCTGCAGAGTGGCTTCCGCGCCAACGGCAAGAAGCAGTCTGTTTGGGCCAGCGTAGCCTTGCAGCATGCCCAACTCAACGGGCGGTTGGTAAGCGCCGACACCGCCATCCGCCAGGAATTCCGGAACCTGATGCCCGGCCTGCGGTGGGAGTACGAGTTTAACCCATCGCAACGGCTGGAGTTCGACTATTCCACCTTCGTGCGGGAGCCCAGCGTCCAGCAACTGCAGCCCATCACCGACAACAGCGACCCGTTTAACATTTACACCGGCAACCCCGGCCTGCGCCCCGAATACGCCAACGAGCTGAGCCTGAGCTATTTCAACTTCAACGCCGCCCTGCTGTCCAATTTTTTCAACACCCTCTCTTTCAACTACACCGGCAACCCCATCAGCCAGGCCTTCACCATCGACGATCAGCTCGTGCGCACCACCCAGCCCATCAATGCGCCCTACGCCTGGCGCCTGCGCAACAGCGCCAACTTCAGCACGCCCATCCGCCCCCTAAAAAGCCGGATCAATATAGAAGCAGCGCTCACCTACAACCGCAGCTTCAACGAGATCAACGGCAAGGAAAACCGCACGGATCAGCGCATGGCTTCCATGGACCTGCGACTGGAAAACCGCTTCAAGGAAAAATTCGACCTGGCCGGCGGCGCCCGCCTGGAGTACAGCCAGGCTCGCTATTCCATCCAGGAGGGCCTCAACCAGAATGTCTTCAACCCCACGTATTACGCCAGCCTGCAGCTCAACCTGCCGATGGGCTTCACCCTGTACAACAGCCTGGATTACGACGTCTACCGGGGCCGCACCGCCGGCTTCAACCAAACCATCGCCCGCTGGAACGCCTACCTGGCCAAGTCGTTGCTGGAGAACAAAGCCGAAGTCCGCTTCGCCGCCTACGACCTGCTGAACCAAAACCAGGGGATCAGCCGCCGGGCGGAGCTCAACTATGTGGAGGATGAGCGGGTGAATGTGCTGTCGAGGTATTTTTTGGTGAGTTTTACGTATTCGGTGAATGGGTTGGGGGAGAAAGCAGGGGGGGTGAGGGTTATTCGTTGA
- a CDS encoding XisI protein encodes MDKLAKYEKAIMSFLEEYAAYFSNDPSGIETYIVADKERKHYQIVRTGWHEGRFFHYMLFHILLKNGKVWLQQNNTEDLIGDDLVAHGIPKSDIVLGFQPEEVRPLTGFAAN; translated from the coding sequence ATGGATAAGTTAGCAAAATATGAAAAAGCCATTATGAGTTTTCTGGAGGAATATGCCGCTTACTTTTCTAATGATCCTTCCGGCATTGAAACCTATATTGTAGCTGATAAAGAAAGAAAGCACTACCAAATTGTCCGCACCGGATGGCATGAAGGGAGGTTTTTTCACTACATGCTATTTCATATCCTCCTCAAGAATGGAAAAGTGTGGTTGCAACAGAACAATACAGAAGACCTTATAGGGGATGACCTCGTTGCACACGGCATCCCTAAAAGCGACATTGTCCTGGGATTTCAACCGGAAGAAGTACGCCCTTTGACCGGTTTTGCAGCAAATTGA
- a CDS encoding helix-turn-helix transcriptional regulator encodes MSHSQLHRKLTALTGLSANRFIRFIRLSKARILLKDPGLSIAEVAYDTGFTDPVYFSRVFKKEFGMTPTSFRENS; translated from the coding sequence GTGAGCCATTCTCAGCTTCACCGAAAGCTTACTGCGCTGACCGGCCTTTCCGCCAACCGCTTTATCCGTTTCATCCGGTTGTCAAAAGCCAGAATTTTGCTCAAAGACCCCGGCCTTTCCATCGCGGAAGTGGCCTACGATACCGGATTTACCGACCCCGTTTACTTTTCAAGGGTATTCAAAAAGGAGTTTGGAATGACGCCAACATCGTTCCGGGAAAATAGTTAG
- a CDS encoding GLPGLI family protein, with translation MKKLLLFCALTLPLLALAQPAGKIIYQEKVNLHRDLGPDQEDYKAMIPEWQTSKAVLLYDGQASLYKAVEEDESEINREEGGAQVNIRIRRNSDVLYRNYPEHKQVEVRDFMGKKFLVETETEGREWKITPEQKSINGDVCQRASFTNSEGVEVVAWFAPSIPAPVGPGEFYGLPGAILMVDVDNGRRLYEAVQVELQGEAPEIEAPTEGKKIDKAEYDQMVEERMREMGGSGRHGIRIIRQ, from the coding sequence ATGAAAAAGCTATTATTATTCTGCGCATTGACACTCCCCCTACTGGCCCTCGCCCAGCCGGCGGGCAAGATCATCTACCAGGAAAAAGTGAATTTGCACCGGGACCTGGGCCCGGATCAGGAAGATTATAAAGCGATGATCCCGGAATGGCAAACCTCCAAGGCTGTCCTGCTCTACGACGGGCAGGCTTCCCTCTACAAGGCTGTGGAAGAAGACGAAAGCGAGATCAACCGCGAAGAGGGCGGCGCCCAGGTCAACATCCGCATCCGGCGCAATTCGGATGTCCTGTACCGCAACTACCCTGAGCATAAGCAGGTGGAAGTGCGGGACTTTATGGGCAAGAAGTTCCTGGTCGAAACCGAAACGGAGGGCCGGGAGTGGAAGATCACCCCGGAACAGAAATCCATCAACGGCGATGTCTGCCAGCGGGCGTCCTTCACCAATAGCGAAGGCGTCGAGGTGGTGGCCTGGTTTGCCCCCTCCATCCCGGCGCCCGTCGGCCCGGGCGAGTTCTACGGCCTGCCCGGCGCCATCCTGATGGTGGATGTAGACAACGGCCGCCGGCTGTACGAAGCGGTCCAGGTAGAACTGCAGGGCGAGGCCCCGGAGATCGAAGCGCCGACGGAAGGCAAAAAGATCGACAAGGCCGAATACGACCAGATGGTGGAAGAGCGCATGCGCGAGATGGGGGGTAGTGGAAGGCACGGGATACGGATTATCCGGCAGTGA
- a CDS encoding HAMP domain-containing histidine kinase has product MQKTYHPLTFPLMLASILLLCGFQLFWLHKSWEEQYGLLQKEASRLFARSVVEVQDSIVLDWVEKQMPERTDSLHPSVLHRQKNIIEHRVEGPAPEQADSVQIAVFQYQENTIEHRGKEKGRTRIIMGGPGKEKAIRRGDTQVRLEIEGAEGNDWPPGLLQSVILKVQSRDSTGLLPLEKVDSSLLLNRIAAVFRDSLEKNRSPLPFSIINPEQNTDPEQAAILTAAAPSLLPSSPSYQARLSDYRSHLLWKISPQILFSILLVSLTLGAFLLIYHNLRQQRHLAEMRSGLISNITHELKTPIATVSVAMEALENFNALDDPARTREYLNISRSELNRLSILVDKVLKMSAFEQQGIDLQPETLDLRQLAEETLSCLKLLFEKTGAEVKFDCEGYDFTFQADRIHLTNVIYNLIDNALKYSTEKPRIQIHLQNGQDGVRLSVQDAGLGIPPEYQARIFDKFFRVPRGDEHDIKGYGLGLSYVAKVVEKHGGTIKVQSRPGEGSRFTITLPGIYDH; this is encoded by the coding sequence ATGCAAAAAACGTACCATCCCCTCACCTTCCCCCTCATGCTGGCCAGCATACTGCTGCTCTGTGGTTTCCAGCTCTTCTGGCTGCACAAAAGCTGGGAAGAGCAGTACGGCCTGCTGCAGAAGGAAGCCAGCCGCCTCTTCGCCCGGTCCGTCGTCGAGGTGCAGGATTCCATAGTGCTGGACTGGGTGGAAAAACAAATGCCGGAACGAACCGACAGCTTACACCCCTCTGTATTGCATCGCCAGAAAAACATCATCGAGCACCGGGTAGAAGGCCCGGCGCCGGAGCAAGCCGACAGCGTTCAGATTGCTGTATTCCAATATCAGGAAAATACCATCGAGCACAGGGGAAAGGAAAAGGGCAGGACCAGGATTATCATGGGCGGGCCGGGAAAAGAAAAAGCAATCCGCAGGGGAGACACCCAGGTGCGCCTGGAGATCGAAGGCGCCGAAGGGAACGACTGGCCGCCCGGCCTTCTGCAGTCGGTCATCCTCAAAGTACAATCGCGTGACAGCACCGGGCTGCTGCCCTTAGAAAAAGTGGACAGCAGCTTGCTCCTTAACCGCATCGCCGCTGTTTTCAGAGACTCGCTGGAAAAAAACCGCTCTCCCCTACCCTTTTCCATCATTAACCCGGAGCAAAATACTGACCCGGAACAGGCTGCCATTTTAACGGCGGCAGCCCCCTCCCTTCTACCTTCCAGCCCGAGCTATCAGGCCCGGCTGTCTGATTACCGCTCCCATCTGCTGTGGAAGATCAGCCCGCAGATCCTCTTTTCCATTTTGCTGGTGTCGCTAACGCTGGGCGCTTTCCTGCTGATCTACCACAACCTGCGGCAGCAGCGGCACCTGGCCGAAATGCGCAGCGGCCTGATCAGCAACATCACCCACGAGCTGAAGACGCCCATCGCCACCGTCAGCGTAGCCATGGAGGCGCTGGAGAACTTCAACGCCCTCGACGACCCGGCCCGCACCCGGGAATACCTCAACATCTCCCGCAGCGAGCTCAACCGCCTGTCCATCCTGGTGGACAAGGTGTTGAAAATGTCTGCCTTTGAGCAGCAGGGGATCGACCTGCAACCTGAAACGCTGGACCTGAGGCAACTCGCCGAGGAGACACTCTCCTGCCTCAAGTTGCTCTTTGAAAAAACGGGCGCCGAAGTGAAGTTCGACTGCGAAGGGTATGATTTCACCTTCCAGGCCGACCGCATCCACCTGACCAATGTGATCTACAACCTGATCGACAACGCCTTGAAATACAGTACGGAAAAACCAAGGATACAAATCCACCTCCAAAACGGGCAGGATGGCGTGCGGCTTTCGGTACAAGATGCCGGCCTGGGCATCCCTCCGGAATACCAGGCCCGCATCTTCGACAAGTTCTTTCGCGTACCGCGGGGGGATGAGCACGACATCAAGGGCTACGGCCTGGGGCTGAGCTATGTGGCTAAGGTGGTGGAAAAACACGGTGGGACAATAAAGGTGCAGAGCCGGCCCGGCGAGGGCAGCCGGTTTACGATAACATTACCTGGAATCTATGATCACTAA